In Paenibacillus ihbetae, the following are encoded in one genomic region:
- a CDS encoding ABC transporter permease — translation MSETAVQAGMGKDAKTKPDSGRMRRIWKNRAIYLMIVPGFLYFLIFKYIPMSGLIIAFQDYQAYLGVMDSPWVGLKHFERLFTEPMFFTILRNTLLLFFMNLLFYFPVPIILALMLNEVRREVFKRFIQTLVYIPHFMSWVIIVSISFVMLSMDRGIINELLVMAGFDKINFLMSSDWFRPMYIVQVIWREAGWGTIIYLAAMAAIDPGLYEASRIDGASRFRQMWHITLPSIRSVIVVLLILKIGDVLELGFEHIYLLLNSMNRDVAEIFDTYVYTAGLKQGQFSFSTAVGFFKSLIGLILVMLANWLAKKAGEEGIY, via the coding sequence ATGAGCGAAACCGCCGTGCAGGCCGGAATGGGCAAAGACGCCAAGACGAAGCCGGATTCCGGACGAATGAGAAGGATTTGGAAGAACCGGGCGATCTATCTCATGATTGTTCCCGGATTTTTATACTTTTTGATCTTCAAGTACATTCCGATGTCGGGATTGATTATCGCATTTCAGGATTACCAGGCCTATCTCGGCGTGATGGACAGCCCGTGGGTCGGGCTCAAGCATTTCGAGCGGCTGTTTACCGAGCCGATGTTCTTTACGATTTTGCGCAATACGCTGCTGCTGTTTTTTATGAATCTGCTGTTTTATTTTCCGGTGCCGATCATTCTTGCCCTCATGCTGAATGAAGTGCGGCGCGAGGTGTTTAAGCGGTTTATCCAAACCTTGGTCTACATTCCCCATTTCATGTCCTGGGTCATTATCGTATCCATTTCGTTCGTTATGCTGTCCATGGACCGCGGGATCATCAACGAGCTGCTGGTCATGGCCGGATTCGACAAGATTAACTTCTTGATGAGCAGCGATTGGTTCAGACCGATGTATATCGTCCAGGTGATATGGCGGGAGGCCGGGTGGGGTACGATCATCTATCTGGCTGCCATGGCCGCGATCGATCCCGGCTTGTACGAAGCATCCCGGATCGACGGCGCCAGCCGTTTTCGGCAAATGTGGCATATAACGCTCCCTTCGATCCGCAGCGTGATCGTCGTCCTGCTGATCCTGAAAATCGGGGACGTACTGGAGCTTGGGTTCGAACATATCTATCTCCTCCTGAACTCGATGAATCGGGATGTGGCGGAGATATTCGATACGTATGTGTATACGGCCGGTCTTAAGCAGGGACAATTCAGCTTCAGCACAGCGGTTGGATTTTTCAAATCGCTGATCGGCCTGATCTTGGTCATGCTGGCGAATTGGCTGGCCAAAAAGGCCGGAGAAGAAGGAATCTACTAA
- a CDS encoding extracellular solute-binding protein gives MKKKQASTILAIVTALAVLAGCGGGSTATGGQSGEAPAGGEQAKGPVSISIMANLHTPEVPSDKIEKIIEEKTNTNLEIQWVPDGTYDEKVNASLATGTLPQVTYLKNAASLVNMRDAIRNGQFWEIGPLLDQYPNLSRLKPDVLKNTAVDGKIYALYREVPLSRQGIIYRKDWADKLGLSTPTTIDEFYNMLKQFKENDPDGNGKDDTIPLTDRNDLIYGAFKTISSWFGTPNNWGEKDGKLAPEFMFPEYMETMKFFRKLHQEGLINQDFPVTSKTDQQNLLITGKAGVYIGAMGDVSSLHPKVVEVNPNAELDVQNKIEGGPNGFGIWSVPGYGSVILFPKTAIKSEEELKDVLAFMDQLMSTELGNLIYWGIEGEHHKLEDGKVVPSEDTKLTDREVKPYQAMQVGGPLTVEGFLEAKHILPVKAKSEQLIVENNDYLIEDPSAALDSKTFNEKGVQLQEMIKDGTYQFMLGDIDEAGFQSVIDNWLKSGGQQIIDEYNASYEASK, from the coding sequence ATGAAAAAGAAACAAGCCAGTACCATACTGGCAATTGTAACCGCTTTAGCGGTATTGGCAGGCTGCGGCGGCGGCTCCACAGCGACAGGCGGTCAGAGCGGCGAAGCGCCTGCAGGCGGCGAACAAGCGAAGGGTCCGGTGTCCATCTCCATCATGGCCAACCTCCACACGCCGGAAGTGCCTTCGGACAAAATTGAGAAAATCATCGAGGAAAAAACGAACACGAACCTGGAGATCCAGTGGGTGCCGGACGGAACGTATGACGAAAAGGTAAATGCTTCCCTGGCGACAGGAACGCTGCCTCAGGTTACCTATCTAAAGAATGCGGCTTCCCTCGTCAATATGCGGGATGCGATCCGAAACGGCCAATTCTGGGAGATCGGACCTCTGCTGGACCAATACCCGAATCTCAGCAGGCTGAAACCGGATGTCTTGAAGAATACGGCCGTGGACGGCAAAATTTATGCGCTATACCGCGAGGTTCCGCTCTCCAGGCAGGGCATTATTTACCGCAAGGACTGGGCTGACAAGCTCGGGCTCAGCACGCCAACGACGATCGACGAATTTTACAATATGCTGAAGCAGTTCAAGGAGAATGATCCGGACGGCAACGGCAAGGACGATACGATTCCGCTGACGGATCGGAACGACCTCATTTACGGCGCCTTCAAAACGATCAGCTCCTGGTTCGGCACGCCGAACAACTGGGGAGAGAAGGACGGCAAGCTCGCACCTGAATTCATGTTCCCGGAGTATATGGAAACGATGAAATTTTTCAGGAAGCTTCATCAGGAAGGATTGATCAATCAGGACTTCCCGGTGACGAGCAAGACGGACCAGCAGAATCTGCTGATTACCGGCAAGGCCGGGGTATACATCGGTGCGATGGGCGATGTGTCCAGCCTGCATCCGAAAGTGGTGGAGGTTAACCCGAATGCCGAGCTGGACGTGCAGAACAAGATCGAGGGCGGACCTAACGGCTTCGGCATCTGGTCCGTTCCGGGATACGGCTCGGTGATCCTCTTCCCGAAAACCGCGATCAAATCCGAAGAGGAGCTGAAAGACGTGCTTGCCTTCATGGATCAGCTGATGAGCACGGAGCTCGGAAACCTCATTTATTGGGGCATCGAGGGCGAGCATCATAAGCTGGAAGACGGCAAGGTCGTTCCTTCGGAGGACACGAAGCTGACCGACCGCGAAGTCAAGCCTTACCAGGCCATGCAGGTTGGAGGACCGTTGACGGTTGAAGGCTTCCTGGAAGCGAAGCACATCCTCCCGGTCAAGGCGAAATCGGAGCAATTGATCGTAGAGAATAACGACTACTTGATCGAGGATCCGTCAGCTGCGCTGGATTCCAAAACGTTTAATGAGAAGGGCGTCCAGCTGCAGGAAATGATTAAAGACGGCACCTACCAATTCATGCTGGGCGATATTGATGAAGCGGGCTTCCAGTCCGTTATCGATAATTGGCTTAAGAGCGGCGGACAGCAAATTATCGACGAATACAACGCATCCTATGAAGCATCCAAATAA
- a CDS encoding extracellular solute-binding protein, whose product MLALMAACVGLSRVWTSGPTNASENHRPHISIMANLHTAEVPSDTIEKIIEERTGTQLSIQWVPDGSYDEKVYASIATGTLPKVLYLKNAASLSYFKDEIRSGLFWEIGPYLDSYPNLSALKPEVLKNTSVDGKLYSLYQERALSRQGIIYRKDWADRLGLSAPGTLEELYEMLKRFTYDDPDGNGLDDTIGLTDRNDLIYGAFKTISSYFGTPNNWGWYQDSLQPEFRFPKYMETMKFFRKLHEEGLINRDFPITSKKDQQELFITGKAGVYVGAMSDVLSLEAKLKANDPDAVLDVHNRVRGPNGYGVWATQGYGTVVLFPKSAIPTEAELKEVLAFYNELMSAELANYMYWGIEGEHYTVQDGKAMAVDSYNLREKDVKPYQALMIGGSSTIDGMLQPVNKNEAKDKAERLILDNENFLINDPTVPLESVRYNEIGVRLEESMRDATYQFILGMIDEAGYEAQVERWLEEGGEEIIREFNESYRSSTPLYNSIPQYNHENYR is encoded by the coding sequence ATGCTGGCGCTGATGGCTGCCTGCGTCGGCTTATCACGGGTTTGGACAAGCGGGCCGACCAATGCTTCGGAGAACCACCGGCCCCATATTTCGATAATGGCTAATCTGCATACGGCAGAAGTTCCATCGGATACGATCGAGAAAATCATCGAGGAGAGAACGGGGACGCAGCTGAGCATTCAATGGGTACCGGACGGCAGCTATGATGAAAAAGTCTATGCCTCGATTGCGACAGGAACGTTGCCGAAGGTGCTGTATTTAAAGAATGCAGCCTCTCTGTCTTATTTTAAGGATGAGATCCGCAGCGGTTTGTTTTGGGAGATCGGGCCATACCTGGACAGCTATCCGAATTTGAGCGCATTGAAGCCGGAGGTGCTCAAGAATACGTCGGTGGACGGCAAATTATACAGCCTCTATCAAGAACGCGCGCTGTCTAGGCAGGGGATCATTTACCGGAAGGACTGGGCGGACCGACTTGGGCTGTCAGCGCCCGGGACGCTGGAAGAGCTGTATGAAATGTTGAAAAGGTTTACATATGACGACCCGGACGGTAACGGACTCGATGATACGATCGGGCTCACGGACCGCAATGACCTGATTTACGGAGCATTCAAGACCATCAGCTCCTATTTTGGAACGCCGAACAATTGGGGCTGGTATCAGGATTCCCTGCAGCCCGAGTTCCGTTTTCCCAAATATATGGAGACGATGAAGTTTTTCCGCAAGCTGCATGAAGAGGGGCTGATCAATCGCGATTTTCCGATAACGAGCAAGAAGGACCAGCAGGAGCTCTTCATTACCGGTAAGGCGGGCGTGTATGTAGGGGCGATGAGCGATGTGCTGTCTCTGGAAGCGAAGCTGAAGGCCAATGACCCGGATGCGGTGCTGGATGTCCATAACCGGGTGCGGGGGCCGAACGGATACGGGGTTTGGGCTACGCAGGGATACGGCACGGTCGTCCTGTTTCCCAAGTCCGCGATCCCGACCGAGGCGGAATTGAAGGAAGTGCTGGCCTTCTACAATGAACTAATGAGCGCCGAGCTGGCCAATTACATGTATTGGGGAATCGAAGGCGAGCATTATACGGTTCAGGACGGTAAAGCCATGGCCGTGGATTCGTACAACCTGCGGGAGAAGGACGTGAAGCCGTATCAAGCGCTCATGATCGGAGGTTCAAGCACCATCGACGGCATGCTTCAACCGGTGAACAAGAACGAGGCTAAGGACAAGGCGGAGCGCCTCATTCTTGACAATGAGAACTTTCTAATCAACGATCCGACCGTTCCGCTTGAGTCCGTCCGATATAATGAGATCGGCGTCAGGCTGGAAGAGAGCATGCGTGATGCGACCTATCAGTTCATTCTCGGGATGATCGATGAAGCGGGGTATGAAGCGCAGGTCGAGCGCTGGCTGGAAGAGGGCGGGGAAGAGATCATCAGAGAGTTTAACGAATCGTACCGGAGTTCGACTCCGCTGTATAACTCGATTCCGCAATATAATCATGAGAACTACCGTTAG
- a CDS encoding helix-turn-helix domain-containing protein has product MHPKNSLYSKMVLFGCIISIIPLLALGFFSFMKSSGSVQNHVNTSNIQLMNQTNSNLEQVLRTVDYTLNYVINSNILQGALYRPLSYYDFQLYNKLKEELSLLQSPETRVTDVILANTTTNWLINNRGMYKFNEYASKETLLSLMDMQGSSNWVMLDTESLGSSDTLSYACPYTIALVKKMPMSTSSARGIALATIPSCSLAAMMDSPSPSREVMVLDHNYRIVVHPDQGKVGQALTETGYNKEELDRFDSKSGQFETRIDNKPISVTYVKSDFNGWLYASFTEMSAVTKESRSIGWFTLYICLLMIGLSILLVWLGSRRVYSPIRLILQGIAERLPDLQANKKNELQIIDEHIRDMFNSNTQLRNELRQNSQQVRTFFLHKLFLGRISPPEAEEQIALFGFQEQVAQWEHLAVFTLQIDTLDDTRYERKDSDLLLFAINNMMEEMIPSMYRFPPVIIDQTQVTLIGRGGISLEAFNDYIYKLSEEIQRTTRSFLDLEVSIGISLPYKTLMKTSRAYQEGMEALKHRIKLGTGVIIPYFSVNSGKHTRVYFYPMQVENELIDAIKLAEEERALELLKQWLAEVFQKDRTPHEYQISLIRLLNDLMIVMQENGIVLEQPDFGNSSLVEELLSLYTGPDIEGWFKTRVIRPMVKVFRDRQDSQYQNLSEQIIEIIRNEFDRNITLEECASRLHYNNFYLSSVFKKETNMSFSEYLSQYRFKMSKKWLVETDMPIKDIAEKLSYNNSQNFIRSFRKLEGMTPGQYRAKYKGVEG; this is encoded by the coding sequence TTGCATCCAAAAAATAGTCTTTATTCTAAAATGGTCCTGTTCGGCTGCATCATCAGTATCATTCCGCTCCTGGCCCTCGGGTTCTTCTCGTTTATGAAATCGTCGGGATCGGTTCAGAACCATGTCAATACGAGCAATATCCAGCTCATGAATCAGACGAACAGCAATCTGGAGCAGGTGCTGAGGACCGTGGACTATACTCTGAATTACGTCATCAACTCCAATATTTTGCAGGGTGCCCTTTACCGACCCTTATCCTATTACGACTTTCAGCTGTATAACAAGCTTAAGGAAGAGCTCAGCCTCCTCCAATCCCCGGAGACGAGGGTCACCGATGTCATCCTGGCTAATACGACCACGAACTGGCTGATCAATAACCGGGGAATGTACAAATTTAATGAATACGCTTCCAAAGAAACACTGCTGTCCCTCATGGATATGCAGGGCAGCTCCAACTGGGTCATGCTTGACACCGAATCGCTCGGCTCAAGCGATACCCTCAGCTATGCCTGCCCGTACACGATTGCTCTTGTCAAAAAAATGCCCATGTCTACCTCGTCCGCCCGGGGCATCGCCCTAGCCACAATCCCGAGCTGCAGTCTTGCCGCTATGATGGACAGCCCCTCGCCTTCCAGAGAGGTCATGGTGCTTGATCACAACTACCGAATCGTGGTGCATCCGGATCAGGGAAAGGTCGGCCAAGCCCTGACCGAGACCGGGTACAACAAGGAAGAGCTTGATCGCTTCGACAGCAAAAGCGGGCAGTTCGAAACCCGAATTGATAACAAGCCGATCTCCGTTACCTATGTGAAATCGGATTTTAACGGCTGGCTGTACGCTTCCTTTACTGAAATGTCGGCGGTGACCAAGGAATCCCGCTCCATCGGCTGGTTCACGCTGTATATTTGCCTGCTGATGATCGGGCTCAGCATTCTGCTGGTATGGCTCGGTTCCCGAAGAGTATACTCGCCGATCCGCCTCATCCTGCAGGGCATCGCCGAGCGCCTCCCGGATCTCCAGGCTAATAAAAAGAACGAGCTTCAGATTATCGATGAGCATATCCGGGATATGTTCAATTCGAACACCCAGCTTCGGAACGAGCTGCGCCAGAACAGCCAGCAGGTGCGAACCTTTTTTCTGCACAAGCTGTTTCTCGGCAGAATCAGCCCGCCTGAAGCAGAGGAGCAGATCGCGTTGTTCGGCTTCCAGGAGCAGGTCGCGCAGTGGGAGCATCTCGCCGTCTTCACGCTCCAGATCGATACGCTCGACGATACCCGGTACGAGCGCAAGGATTCGGATCTGCTCCTGTTTGCCATCAATAATATGATGGAAGAGATGATCCCATCGATGTATCGTTTCCCGCCCGTCATTATCGACCAGACCCAGGTAACGCTGATCGGACGGGGCGGAATCTCGCTGGAGGCATTCAATGATTATATCTACAAGCTGTCGGAGGAGATCCAGCGGACGACCCGCAGCTTCCTCGATCTGGAGGTCAGCATCGGCATCAGCCTTCCGTATAAGACGTTGATGAAGACGTCCCGCGCTTACCAGGAAGGAATGGAAGCCTTAAAGCACCGGATCAAGCTCGGTACCGGCGTCATCATCCCTTATTTCAGCGTGAATTCAGGCAAGCATACCCGGGTCTACTTCTATCCGATGCAGGTAGAGAACGAGCTGATCGACGCCATTAAGCTGGCGGAGGAAGAGCGTGCGCTTGAGCTCCTCAAGCAGTGGCTCGCCGAGGTATTTCAGAAGGACCGCACGCCGCATGAATACCAAATCTCATTGATTCGGCTGTTGAATGACCTGATGATCGTGATGCAGGAGAACGGCATCGTGCTGGAGCAGCCCGACTTTGGTAACAGCTCCCTGGTTGAGGAGCTGCTGTCGCTGTATACCGGACCGGATATTGAAGGCTGGTTCAAAACCCGTGTCATACGCCCGATGGTGAAGGTGTTCCGCGATCGCCAAGATTCCCAATATCAAAATCTGTCCGAGCAGATCATCGAGATCATCCGCAATGAATTCGACCGCAACATTACGCTGGAGGAATGCGCCTCCCGCTTGCATTACAACAATTTTTACTTAAGCAGCGTGTTCAAGAAAGAAACGAATATGTCGTTTAGCGAATATCTGTCGCAGTACCGGTTCAAAATGTCCAAGAAGTGGCTGGTGGAGACCGACATGCCGATCAAGGACATCGCCGAGAAGCTGAGCTACAACAATTCGCAGAACTTTATCCGCTCCTTCCGCAAACTGGAAGGGATGACGCCGGGTCAATACCGGGCCAAATATAAGGGAGTGGAGGGATGA
- a CDS encoding pectinesterase family protein, with product MRILPEQEKQRLITVAPDGSGDYRSIQEAVDHAPSGTAEQRTVIHIRDGVYKEKLHIEKPFLYLVGESAEGTIITYDDYARKTFPDGSPYHTFNSYTALFGADDLTVENMTVRNDAGRGELVGQALAAYVDGDRIRFRNCRLIGHQDTLFTGPLPDKPLKRGSFGGPRDGLRKAVGRQWYDGCYIEGDVDFIFGSATAVFTDCEIFSRNRLTADNLPNVERHPEINGWITAASTPESSPYGYVFIRCRLTGDAPAGSVYLGRPWRNHAKVAWIDCWMGAHIRAEGWDNWNKPESEATVTYVEYGCRGPGADRQHRVSWSGTLPDEQADQYTLGRIFEQGAPWSPFSDS from the coding sequence ATGAGGATATTGCCGGAACAAGAGAAGCAGCGCCTGATTACGGTAGCGCCCGATGGAAGCGGGGATTATCGCAGCATTCAGGAAGCCGTGGACCATGCGCCGAGCGGAACGGCTGAGCAACGAACCGTCATCCATATCCGCGATGGCGTGTATAAGGAGAAGCTCCATATTGAGAAGCCCTTTCTTTATCTCGTAGGGGAAAGTGCCGAAGGAACCATCATTACATATGACGACTACGCCAGAAAGACGTTCCCTGACGGCAGTCCGTACCACACCTTTAACTCCTACACCGCTTTGTTCGGAGCGGACGATCTGACGGTCGAGAACATGACGGTAAGAAATGACGCCGGCCGGGGCGAGCTTGTCGGACAGGCGCTGGCCGCCTATGTGGACGGCGACCGCATCCGGTTCCGGAATTGCCGCCTGATCGGACATCAGGATACGCTGTTTACCGGTCCGCTGCCGGATAAACCGCTGAAGCGGGGCAGCTTCGGAGGACCCCGGGACGGTCTGCGTAAGGCAGTCGGGCGCCAGTGGTATGACGGCTGTTATATCGAGGGGGACGTCGATTTTATCTTTGGCTCGGCGACAGCCGTATTTACGGACTGCGAAATCTTCTCCCGCAACCGTCTGACCGCGGACAATCTCCCTAACGTGGAGCGGCATCCGGAGATTAACGGCTGGATTACGGCCGCATCCACGCCGGAAAGCAGCCCGTACGGCTATGTGTTTATCCGGTGCAGGCTGACGGGCGATGCGCCCGCGGGCTCCGTGTATTTAGGCAGGCCATGGCGCAATCACGCGAAGGTGGCATGGATCGACTGCTGGATGGGAGCGCATATTCGAGCCGAAGGCTGGGACAACTGGAACAAGCCGGAGAGCGAAGCAACCGTGACCTATGTGGAATACGGTTGCCGCGGTCCCGGAGCAGACCGGCAGCACCGGGTATCCTGGTCGGGCACGCTGCCGGATGAACAAGCCGATCAATATACGCTAGGCCGCATCTTCGAGCAGGGAGCTCCTTGGAGTCCGTTTTCAGACTCGTAA
- a CDS encoding FAD-dependent oxidoreductase has protein sequence MNREMQADIVILGGGTGGTAAALAAAKSGKTVIITEETTWIGGQLTSQAVPPDEHPWIESFGCTRSYRQFREGVRQYYRDHFPMTPKARATVNLNPGSGIVSRLCHEPRTALAVLHQMLAPYVHSGKIKILYKSVAEQAEVDGDQVKSVTVKLLETGDRIILQAPYFIDATELGDLLPLAGIEYVTGAESVEQTGEPHAVNGEALPQDMQGFTYCFAVDYLEGEDHTIEKPQMYDFWRQYKPDFWPDRLLSLTAVKPSTNEPVDYEIFPGHGKFPLYQYRQILDPGHFAEGTFDTSVSLVNWPQNDYWLGSIIDVPEEEAARHLNEAKQLSLSLLYWLQTEAPRPDGGQGYPGLRLRPDVVGTEDGMAMYPYIRESRRIQAEFTVLEQHVATDSRPSGTAEEFHDSVGIGCYRIDLHPSTGNRPYIDISSLPFQIPLGSLIPKRVTNVLAASKNIGVTHITNGCYRLHPVEWNIGEAAGYCVSYCLDHGLLPTNVRNNEETLADFQQRLTSEGIELKWPALRPV, from the coding sequence ATGAACCGAGAAATGCAGGCCGATATCGTTATTCTCGGGGGCGGAACAGGCGGAACGGCCGCCGCCCTCGCCGCCGCCAAATCCGGAAAAACCGTCATCATAACCGAGGAAACCACATGGATCGGCGGGCAGCTGACTAGCCAGGCCGTCCCCCCGGACGAACATCCGTGGATCGAGTCATTCGGATGCACCCGAAGCTATCGACAGTTTCGTGAAGGTGTCCGGCAGTACTACCGGGATCATTTCCCGATGACTCCCAAGGCAAGAGCTACGGTGAATCTCAATCCGGGCAGCGGCATCGTCAGCCGGCTGTGCCACGAGCCCCGCACCGCGCTGGCCGTGCTGCACCAAATGCTGGCGCCTTACGTTCACAGCGGCAAAATCAAGATTCTGTACAAATCGGTAGCCGAACAGGCTGAAGTTGACGGCGACCAGGTGAAGAGTGTAACGGTCAAGCTGCTTGAGACCGGGGATCGCATCATCCTTCAAGCCCCTTATTTCATCGATGCAACAGAGCTCGGGGACCTGCTTCCGCTGGCCGGAATCGAGTATGTGACCGGAGCCGAATCCGTGGAGCAGACCGGCGAGCCCCATGCGGTGAACGGAGAAGCGCTGCCGCAGGATATGCAAGGCTTCACCTATTGCTTCGCCGTGGATTACTTGGAGGGCGAAGACCATACGATCGAAAAACCGCAAATGTATGATTTCTGGCGTCAGTACAAGCCGGATTTCTGGCCGGACCGTCTGCTCAGTCTGACAGCGGTAAAGCCCTCCACGAACGAGCCGGTCGATTATGAAATATTTCCTGGTCACGGCAAATTCCCGCTGTATCAATACCGTCAGATCCTGGACCCGGGGCACTTCGCGGAAGGGACCTTCGACACCTCGGTATCGCTCGTCAACTGGCCGCAGAATGATTACTGGCTTGGATCCATTATCGACGTTCCCGAGGAAGAGGCGGCACGCCATTTAAACGAGGCGAAGCAGCTGAGTCTGTCCCTCCTGTACTGGCTTCAGACGGAGGCGCCGCGGCCGGACGGAGGGCAAGGCTATCCGGGACTGCGTCTACGTCCGGATGTTGTCGGCACGGAGGATGGCATGGCGATGTATCCGTATATCCGGGAATCCAGACGCATTCAGGCCGAATTTACCGTCCTGGAGCAGCATGTGGCCACCGATTCCAGGCCAAGCGGAACGGCGGAAGAGTTCCATGATTCCGTTGGCATCGGCTGCTACCGGATTGACCTTCATCCAAGCACGGGCAATCGCCCGTATATTGACATCTCGTCCTTGCCGTTTCAAATTCCGCTCGGCAGCCTGATCCCGAAACGGGTGACCAATGTGCTGGCCGCCAGCAAGAACATCGGTGTTACCCACATTACGAACGGCTGCTATCGCCTTCACCCTGTAGAATGGAACATCGGGGAAGCTGCCGGCTACTGCGTCAGCTATTGCCTGGATCACGGCCTCCTCCCTACGAACGTACGCAACAACGAGGAAACGCTGGCCGATTTCCAGCAAAGGCTGACGAGTGAAGGAATCGAGCTGAAATGGCCGGCGCTGCGCCCGGTATAA
- a CDS encoding aminoglycoside adenylyltransferase domain-containing protein, producing the protein MDMTVVLEQAVELFVHELGDNLAGVYLHGSLAMGCFNPAKSDVDLLLVVHQTCSKEQWKRLAKRIIAFQDNLLSGRGLELSAVLASSIRDFVYPPPFEFHYSDFHREKYIADENHFCGGFGDPDLAAHYTVIYHRGRTLYGMPIREMFRPIDRTYVVQALLHDVREAVQEINKSPLYYTLNLCRVLHYLQEGVVSSKQEGGKWGLDILPPEYRPIVKHALHEYAGANDAFVIDNAGLVGFAEYMLGEITLAVEGGSSTGLER; encoded by the coding sequence ATGGATATGACAGTCGTATTGGAGCAAGCCGTCGAATTATTTGTCCATGAGCTGGGCGACAATCTGGCCGGGGTTTATTTGCATGGATCCTTGGCTATGGGCTGCTTCAACCCGGCAAAAAGCGATGTGGACCTGCTGCTCGTGGTGCATCAAACATGTTCAAAGGAGCAATGGAAGCGGCTAGCCAAACGAATCATCGCTTTTCAAGACAATCTTCTGAGCGGGCGGGGGCTTGAGCTGAGCGCCGTGCTTGCATCGAGCATCCGGGACTTCGTCTATCCGCCGCCATTTGAATTTCATTACTCGGACTTTCACCGCGAGAAATATATCGCCGATGAGAATCACTTCTGCGGCGGATTCGGCGACCCCGATCTGGCCGCTCATTACACGGTGATATACCATCGGGGACGGACCTTGTACGGCATGCCGATTCGCGAGATGTTCAGGCCGATCGACCGGACATATGTTGTACAAGCGCTCCTCCATGATGTTCGCGAAGCCGTACAGGAAATTAACAAATCTCCGCTGTACTATACGCTCAATCTGTGCCGGGTGCTGCACTACCTCCAAGAGGGTGTCGTCTCGTCCAAACAGGAAGGTGGTAAATGGGGCTTGGACATACTTCCCCCGGAGTACCGCCCCATCGTGAAGCATGCGCTTCACGAATACGCTGGTGCAAATGACGCTTTTGTGATCGATAATGCCGGGCTTGTTGGCTTCGCCGAGTACATGCTCGGCGAAATTACCCTCGCCGTCGAAGGCGGATCGTCCACTGGGCTAGAGCGTTGA